Below is a genomic region from Candidatus Schekmanbacteria bacterium.
TTTTTTCCATTTTTGGGACTTCCATAACATTTTTATAACCGCCCTCTTCCATCAGCTTGTTTATAATTTCTTTTCTATATAACTCCTTTAACCTTGCCATTTACTTCCCCTCAATGCTTTCGCCGCATTTCTTGCAATAACGAATTTTTGAACCATCAGACAATACTTTTTTTCCAACTCTTACCGGCTTTGCACATTTATCGCAATAAATCATCACATTCGACCAGCTAATAGGCATTTCCTTTTCAATTATACCGCCTTGCGAATGTGCCTGGCTTGGACGGGTATGGCGCTTCATTATGTTCACACCTTCAACAATAACCCTTCCTTTCTTTTTGACCAAAGAAATAATCTTTCCTCTCTTACCCTTATCCTTGCCGGCTATAACTTGAACTATGTCATTCTTTTTTAACAATCTTTTCACTTTTTCCATTGCATATTCCCTTATCTACAAAACTTCAGGCGCAAGCGAAATTATTTTCATAAATTTTTTGCGTCTCAATTCCCTTGCCACTGGTCCAAAAATTCTTGTTCCTATAGGTTCTTTCTGAGCATTGATGATTACAGCCGCATTATCGTCGAAGCGTATATAACTACCATCATCTCTTCCAAGCTCTTTTTTACATCTTACAACAACAGCAAAAACTACATCCCCTTTTTTGACAGCACCATTGGGAATCGCTTCCTTTACTGAAGCTCTAATAACATCACCTATCCTTGCATATCTGCGTCGAGTCCCGCCAAGGACGCAAATACACTGTATTTTCTTAGCTCCTGAATTATCAGCTACATTTAATTTGCTTTCCCTTTGAATCATTCCCCAACTCTCTTGCGTAATTGAAAAGTTAACTTAACTAACCTTCAGCCCTTTCGATAATTTCCTTTACAACAGTGCGTTTTTCTTTGCTCAAAGGCCTTGTTTCAATCAGCCGCACGCGATCTCCAACTTTGCACTCATTTTTTTCATCATGTGCTTTATATTTTGACCTTTTTCTATAAATTTTATGATACTTTGGATGCCTTACTAATCTATCAACAACGACAACCACAGTTTTATCCATTCTGTTGCTAACAACTGTACCTATAATCTCTTTTCTTTTACCCATTTCCTATGCTCAGTTTAATTCCTTCTTTTTATTTAATTGTCTTTCTCTTAAAATAGTTAACACTCTCGCCAAATCCTTCTTTGCGGCCCTTATTTTTGAAGGAGACTCTACCTGACCCGAACTATTTCTGAAACGAAGATTAAAAATCTCCTCTCTTAGGTCGGTTTCTTTCCTTTTTAATTCTTCGTCTGTAAGTTCTCTTAATTCTTTTGCTTTCATCTTTAATACTCCAAAGAGAATTATCCTCTGGAAACCACTTTTGTTTTTATAGGCAGTTTGTGGGAAGCAAGAGTCAATGCTTTAAGAGCAATAGCTTCATTAACTCCGCTCATCTCAAATAGGATTCTTCCTGCTTTTACTGGAGCAACCCAAAATTCTGGAGCTCCTTTTCCTTTTCCCATCCTTGTTTCTGCTGGTTTCTTAGACATTGGTTTATCAGGAAAAATCCTTATCCAAATCTTACCGCCTCTTTTTACAGTTCTCGTTATTGCTATTCTGCTTGCTTCAATTTGTCTTGCTGTAATCTTTCCCTTTTCCAAGGCTTTAAGCCCAAATTCTCCAAAATTGAGATTGCATCCTCTTGAAGCCTTACCTTTAATTCTTCCTTTTTGCTGCTTTCTATACTTT
It encodes:
- a CDS encoding 50S ribosomal protein L14 — encoded protein: MIQRESKLNVADNSGAKKIQCICVLGGTRRRYARIGDVIRASVKEAIPNGAVKKGDVVFAVVVRCKKELGRDDGSYIRFDDNAAVIINAQKEPIGTRIFGPVARELRRKKFMKIISLAPEVL
- a CDS encoding 30S ribosomal protein S17; the protein is MGKRKEIIGTVVSNRMDKTVVVVVDRLVRHPKYHKIYRKRSKYKAHDEKNECKVGDRVRLIETRPLSKEKRTVVKEIIERAEG
- a CDS encoding 50S ribosomal protein L24 — its product is MEKVKRLLKKNDIVQVIAGKDKGKRGKIISLVKKKGRVIVEGVNIMKRHTRPSQAHSQGGIIEKEMPISWSNVMIYCDKCAKPVRVGKKVLSDGSKIRYCKKCGESIEGK
- a CDS encoding 50S ribosomal protein L29, translating into MKAKELRELTDEELKRKETDLREEIFNLRFRNSSGQVESPSKIRAAKKDLARVLTILRERQLNKKKELN
- a CDS encoding 50S ribosomal protein L16 gives rise to the protein MLMPKKTKYRKQQKGRIKGKASRGCNLNFGEFGLKALEKGKITARQIEASRIAITRTVKRGGKIWIRIFPDKPMSKKPAETRMGKGKGAPEFWVAPVKAGRILFEMSGVNEAIALKALTLASHKLPIKTKVVSRG